The Haloarcula litorea genome contains the following window.
GGACGTCACCGGCGTCGAGTTCGGGTTCGAGTCGGTCGGCGAGGTCGTTCGCGAGGACGGTGCCGCCGGTCCCGCCGCCGACGATAACGACGTGTTCAGTCATGCTTTCTCCACGTAGAACTCGTTGTGGTCGTCGAGCTCTTCGACCGCGAGTAGCTCGTTGCCGGCTTCCTCGGCCCACTCGGGGACGTCGGTGAGCGACTGGTCGTTGTCGCTCAGCAGTCGGATCACGTCCCCGGACTCGGCGCTCCGAATCTTTCCGATGAGGTCCATCAACGGGCCGGGGCATGCTGCGCCTCTGGCATCGACGGTGTCGTCAGGCTCGATGTCAGTCATAGAGAGCTCACAGGCGGCAGTTGGAACTGTCCTATATTAGTATTGTGTGCGAGTTCCAAGTTCCTGAAAATCTGTAGGCCTGGAATGAGCGACCGAGAGGTAATATTGAAATCGTAGAGGAGGAGCGTTCACCGCTCGAACACGAGCGCGTAGTGGTACGGCGGCAACTCGACCTGCCGGTCGAGCGTGAACGCTGCGGCCGGAAGCACGGCTTCTTCAGTTTCTCTCGGCGTCATCCGAAGTTTCGTCGGAGGTCCGCGGGGTTCGGTTCCGACAGTCGTCGTTTCACGTGGGCGGTCATGCCAGTTGACGATGATCAGGCTTCCGCCAGGTTCGATCACCCGGAACGCCTGCTCGACCAACCCCGACTGGTCGTCGACGCCGTGGAACGTGTTTGCCACGACGAGCGTGCTGACTGAGTCGGGGAGGACCCCAGTCAGGTTCCGGGCGTCACCGTGAGTCGGAACGACGTTCTCGATGTCCTGCTGCTCAGCGAGATCATCGAGTTCACCGAGCAGTGACGCATCAAGGTCGATAGCGTAAACAGGCTCAGGGTCGGCAATTCGGGCAGCTGGAAGGGCAAAGTAGCCGCTTCCACAGCCGACTTCGGCGACCGACTCGCCGGATTCGACGCCGAGTTCCCGGAGCGTCGCGCCGGGTGTCGGCCAGAGTTTGCTCCACCAGTCCCAGTCGGGTTGGCCGGTGTTCTGGAAGCGCTCCATCCCTAGCGGGACCCCGACGTATCCACTCCCAGCAGGCGATATAGGAGGCAGACTCGAACGAGGCCAGTCCCGGCGAGAACGAGACCCAGCAGGGCCAGGACTGTGCCAACCACCGTCCCAACTCCAAGCAGCCCTCCGAGTGAGGCCACTCCGACAGCCGCCAAACCCAGCCCGCCACCGATCCGGATTCGGCTGTCTGCCGCACCAATATTGTTCTTCATACCCACAAATACACTATGCTATTACCTAAGTGTTTCCCGACGGCTTCCCCTCACCGCCCAAGCAATCCGGTACAACCGTGCCTGGAGGGGTTACTACCCGAGCTGGGACTGCCACCGTATTGGTAGCTGAGCGTAGACGACGGCGTTGTCGACGAGGACGTCGACCGGAACGTACTCATCCGGCGCGTGAACAGTGTCGGTTCCGAGCGCGAACTCTACGGTCGGGATGCCCGCATTCCGGAGTTTCTTGGCGTCACCACCACCCGTAGCGCTCCGCCGGAAGACGTGATCACCTGTGGCCTCCTCCGCAGTCGACGCGACGGCTTCGACGAGTGGGCTGGCGGGTGCTTCAGCCGTACCGACGCTCCAGGAGACGTCGGCGATTGTGATACCTTCGCAGTCGGCGACGCACTCCCGAATCTCCGCGAGCACATCGGGCGTGTGGACACCTGCGGTCAGTCGCACGTCAACTTCGGCGTGCGCAGACTGCGGGACGGTGTTTATCGCGTCCCCGCCCTCGAGGACGCCGAGATTGATCGAGGGGTACCAGAACAGCTCTCGGGCGGCGGCCTCACCCATCGAGGGGGCGTAGTATTCGACTGACTCCTCGACGATCGGAGCCACGTCAGCGTCGATCTCGAGTCGCTGGGTGCCAAACCGTTCGCGCATCGTCCCGACGGCGTCGTAGAGCCGATCGATGGCATTGACGCCGAGTATTGGGCGGGAGCCGTGGGCCCCCCCACCGCTGGCTTCGAGCGTCAGCCAAATGCTGCCCCGGTCCGCGATTGTGACTGAGTGGCGACCTTCCTCGCAGGTCGGCTCGCCAATCACGCATGCGTCAGCGTCGAGCTCACCAGCGTTCAGTAACGCTGGCAAGCCGGCGTCACCACCCACTTCCTCGTCACTCACGAACGCGAATTGGAGGTCGACAGGTGGCTCAGTGTCGGTGGCCATTAAATAGCAGTGTATGGTCAGACTCACCCGGTAGTCGAACGAGCAGATTCGGCTTTGCTGGACCGACTGCAAAACGCTCTACTTCGACCGGAAGCGGGTCGAGGAATTGTTCGATTCTGTCGACGATTTCGCGCGTGTCGCCGGGCGGGTTCGACGTCTCAACCGCGAGAAGGTCGAGGGCGAGCGCGACCAGTTCCTCTCGGTGGGCTCGCACGTACTCGGTAGGAGTGTCATTACTCATTCAGGAGCGGGTTTGCTGTCGAGCGGTCCTGCCACCGAGAGCGGCGAGAGCCAGTGATGGCCAAGCGTCAGTGCAGAAGCCTGGTTTCCGTCCCGTATCCCGGCCGTTACCAAGTTCGCCACAAACGACGTCGTGTTCGTATCGCGCAGCTTTGGTCGGTATCACCAGAAGAGTAAAGCCAATACAAGGCGCCAATCACGCCAGCTGTTAGCGCAGTCACGACGATTCTGACGAGCCCACCACCGAGTGCAGCCGCCGTTCCCCCGGCAGCCGCGGCACCAGCCGTCGGCGCCGCGAAGAGACAGCAGAGACTCAACGCGCCGCCAACACCGAGTAGTCGCCACGGCGGCGTCGACGCATCCTCCGAACTCGCCTCCGTGTCCGAACCAGTCATCGATTAGTCCCTTGTTCGCCTGATTGGCCCAAGTGCGTTTGGGTCGTCACGACCGTCGGTCGCACTGTCAGCACACCTCGCAACGCCGGCGCTGGTAGACCAAGAGCGCGGCGAAGCACGCAACGCTCACGACACCGAGGATTGGGCGGATCGGGTCGAAGTACGTCATGAGCGCCGACGAGCTGAACAGCGCGAGCAACACGGCGTTACAGATCGGACAGCCGAACGCCAGGAATCCGCCGATGATTCCACCGGCAGCGAATCGATCGCCAATTGGCTTCTCGGCTAGCGAGCGCTGGTAGACGAACGCGCCGGCGAAGGCAGCGGTCGCGACGAGGAACAGGTAGTCCGCCGGGGTCCGAGAGACCATCCGCACGTAGACCGGGTTCGGCAGCAGGCCGGTCACCGCCCCGAACAGGACAAACACTCCGATGCTCACGCCGACACTCCGGAGCAGACGCGGGCGCGGCAGCGCCGTCATGCACGCCCACCTCCGTCGAGCGAACACGTTTGTGGGTCGCCTGCGCGACCGAGGAAGAAGAGGAGTAGGGCGATTCCGCCGAGTCGAAGGAGGTTGCCGTCGAACGGCAGCGCCGCCATCGCACCGACGAAGCCCAGTGCGCCGAGCACGCCCGCACCACAGCTCGCACAGCCGGCGGCGAGCAGTCCGGGGAGTACGCCGACAATCGTCGACACACTCCGGCGACGTGCGCGCTGGACCAGCGCGAGCGCGTTGGTTACCGCGACACCGGTCAGGACGGCGTACGTGGCGACTAGCGCGAGCCCAAGGTAGCCGGTAGTCAGATACACTTCGCGCGTGAGCGCCGTAACCGCGTAGCCGACATCGGTCAGGTCGGTCGTAAGCACCTGAACCGAGAACTGGGGGAATGAGCTCAACACCAAGACGACGTACGTGGCGAGTGTCACAACGGCGGTAGATAGCAACCGGGCGTCCGACGTGAGCGGATAGCCGAGCGCGTCGCGGAGGTCGCGAGTCCAGTCGCGACTCGTGGCGGTGCGGTTCCCGGTCACGCCTCCATCACCTTCTCGATCGCCTCGGCGAAATTCTCGTAGGGGTGGGCGCCGACGAGCTTTCCAGCCGCCCCGGAGTCACGGTTGTAGAGTACGAACCCGGGCGTCCCCTGGATTCTCGACTCCCGGGCCACGCCGACGTTCGGCTCGATTCGCTCCCGGATCGACACGCCGCGTTCCTCACGGCAGGTCTCGACCGCGGACAGGTCAACGCCAGCTGTCTGTTCGGTGACCGCCGCGAACGTTTCGTCGTCGGCCCAATCCGTGCCGGACTCTGGCTGTTCGGCGAAGACCGCCGCGTGCCAGTTCCAGAACGCGTCCGGGTCGCTGTCGGCGACCTGCGACCACACGCAACGCCCCCAGACCGCCGCTGGCGTGGAGTATTCTCCGATGTTCGGGTAGGGCAGCACGGCCAGGCGCGCGTCGCCGGTGTCGAGGTGCTCTCGGCCGAGTTCTGGGAGTGTCTCCGTCTCGAACTGCTTGCAGAACGGGCACAGATAGTCCGTCCAGTAGTAGATGTCTATCGGCGCGTCGCGTTCACCGGCGATGGGGC
Protein-coding sequences here:
- a CDS encoding sulfurtransferase TusA family protein, whose translation is MTDIEPDDTVDARGAACPGPLMDLIGKIRSAESGDVIRLLSDNDQSLTDVPEWAEEAGNELLAVEELDDHNEFYVEKA
- a CDS encoding class I SAM-dependent methyltransferase, whose translation is MERFQNTGQPDWDWWSKLWPTPGATLRELGVESGESVAEVGCGSGYFALPAARIADPEPVYAIDLDASLLGELDDLAEQQDIENVVPTHGDARNLTGVLPDSVSTLVVANTFHGVDDQSGLVEQAFRVIEPGGSLIIVNWHDRPRETTTVGTEPRGPPTKLRMTPRETEEAVLPAAAFTLDRQVELPPYHYALVFER
- a CDS encoding YgaP-like transmembrane domain yields the protein MGMKNNIGAADSRIRIGGGLGLAAVGVASLGGLLGVGTVVGTVLALLGLVLAGTGLVRVCLLYRLLGVDTSGSR
- a CDS encoding DsbA family protein, whose translation is MDEEGNITRRRALIAGGAVLAFGSGVAYMGSRSGASGQHYVPDTTHAGSGTTGFDVDLDGRPIAGERDAPIDIYYWTDYLCPFCKQFETETLPELGREHLDTGDARLAVLPYPNIGEYSTPAAVWGRCVWSQVADSDPDAFWNWHAAVFAEQPESGTDWADDETFAAVTEQTAGVDLSAVETCREERGVSIRERIEPNVGVARESRIQGTPGFVLYNRDSGAAGKLVGAHPYENFAEAIEKVMEA